The proteins below come from a single Acaryochloris sp. CCMEE 5410 genomic window:
- the lpxA gene encoding acyl-ACP--UDP-N-acetylglucosamine O-acyltransferase, whose product MTDLIHPTAVIHPQATVHQTVQIGAYAVIGKQVRLGPGTQVGHHAVIEGWTEIGSDNHIFPGVVIGMEPQDRNFRGEQSGVKICDRNQIREYVTIHRASGDQQFTTIGSDNLLMANVHIGHNCHIADRVVIANSVALSGHVQVESQANISGVLGIHQFVHVGQLAMIGGMSRITRDVPPLMLVEGNPAHVRALNQVGLQRHGVYDLLQGEMRSLLKQAFRYLYRSNLQLEVALDQVESLSEHPLIQHLCQFMRAAQTRRGLTPGRQRWASV is encoded by the coding sequence ATGACCGACTTGATTCACCCCACCGCTGTGATTCATCCCCAAGCAACCGTGCATCAAACGGTTCAAATTGGGGCCTATGCGGTGATTGGGAAGCAGGTCAGATTAGGCCCCGGAACCCAGGTCGGACATCATGCTGTAATCGAAGGCTGGACTGAGATTGGGTCCGACAATCATATTTTTCCTGGGGTGGTGATTGGCATGGAACCCCAGGATCGCAATTTTCGCGGGGAACAGAGCGGTGTCAAGATTTGCGATCGCAACCAGATACGTGAATATGTCACCATCCATCGGGCCAGTGGAGATCAACAGTTCACCACCATTGGCAGCGATAATCTATTGATGGCCAATGTACATATTGGCCATAACTGTCACATTGCTGATCGGGTGGTGATAGCCAATTCTGTCGCCCTGAGTGGCCATGTGCAGGTGGAATCCCAAGCCAACATCAGTGGGGTCCTCGGCATTCATCAGTTTGTCCATGTCGGTCAGCTAGCCATGATTGGGGGCATGAGCCGCATTACCCGAGATGTTCCCCCCTTGATGCTCGTAGAGGGCAATCCTGCCCATGTCCGGGCCTTAAACCAAGTGGGGTTGCAGCGTCATGGAGTCTACGACCTCTTGCAGGGGGAGATGAGAAGCCTCCTTAAGCAAGCCTTTCGGTATCTGTATCGGTCGAATCTCCAATTAGAGGTGGCCCTTGACCAAGTCGAATCTTTATCAGAGCATCCCCTGATTCAACATTTGTGCCAGTTTATGCGGGCAGCCCAAACCAGACGCGGCCTTACCCCTGGGCGTCAGCGCTGGGCTTCGGTCTAA
- the lpxB gene encoding lipid-A-disaccharide synthase: protein MDRPYRIFISTGEVSGDLQGSLLIPALIAEAQSRGYSLEIWALGGPRMAAVGARLLGDTSQIGAIGPVNALPFVWPTLKLHKQVMDQFKQVPPDLTVLIDYIGPNLRLGQRLKQAFPSPVVYYIAPPEWVWSQGLGVTRQVVDLSDKMLAIFPQEATYYQGMGADINWVGHPLVDHVHQFPPREQARQQLGLHPQQPMMALMPASRQQELDHLLPIILTAARRIYHQVPNLQFWMPLALSAYRRDVTQAIQKTGLPISISPDSQTVIAAADVVITKSGTANLEAALLNVPQVVVYRVGAISAWLYQHLLHFEVEFISPVNLVVGREIVPELLQQEVTPEKIAELACSLLEKGEARHTMMAEYQELRSHLGLPGVLQRAAEAILNALEQSLR, encoded by the coding sequence ATGGATCGGCCCTACCGAATTTTTATCAGTACCGGCGAGGTCTCTGGCGATCTCCAGGGCAGTTTACTGATTCCTGCCCTGATAGCAGAAGCCCAGTCCCGAGGATATTCCCTAGAGATCTGGGCTTTGGGGGGTCCGCGAATGGCTGCTGTAGGCGCTCGACTCCTAGGGGATACCAGCCAGATCGGCGCGATTGGTCCCGTCAATGCATTACCCTTTGTCTGGCCCACCCTGAAGCTACACAAGCAGGTGATGGATCAGTTCAAACAGGTTCCCCCCGATCTCACGGTTTTGATTGACTATATCGGCCCCAACCTTCGATTAGGCCAACGCCTCAAGCAGGCCTTCCCCAGCCCGGTGGTCTACTACATTGCCCCCCCCGAATGGGTCTGGTCCCAAGGGTTAGGGGTCACCCGGCAAGTCGTGGACCTCAGCGATAAAATGCTGGCTATTTTTCCCCAGGAAGCCACGTATTACCAAGGGATGGGGGCAGATATCAATTGGGTGGGCCATCCCCTGGTGGATCACGTCCATCAGTTTCCCCCACGAGAACAAGCCCGTCAGCAGTTGGGGCTTCATCCCCAACAACCCATGATGGCGCTGATGCCTGCCTCGCGCCAACAGGAACTGGATCACCTCTTGCCCATAATCCTCACCGCCGCCCGACGGATCTACCACCAGGTACCAAACCTTCAGTTCTGGATGCCTTTGGCCCTATCGGCCTATCGTCGTGATGTCACTCAAGCCATTCAAAAGACGGGGCTCCCCATTTCTATCTCCCCGGATTCTCAAACGGTCATCGCCGCCGCAGATGTAGTAATTACTAAATCCGGGACCGCTAATCTAGAAGCAGCCCTTCTCAATGTCCCGCAAGTGGTGGTCTATCGGGTGGGAGCCATCAGTGCTTGGCTCTATCAGCATCTGCTTCACTTTGAGGTTGAGTTTATTTCGCCGGTCAATCTTGTGGTCGGACGAGAAATTGTGCCCGAGCTATTGCAACAGGAGGTAACTCCAGAAAAGATTGCAGAACTTGCCTGTTCACTACTAGAGAAAGGGGAGGCTCGACACACCATGATGGCTGAGTATCAGGAGTTGCGATCTCACCTTGGTCTTCCAGGGGTTCTCCAGCGAGCGGCGGAAGCCATCCTAAATGCTTTAGAGCAGTCCCTTAGGTAG
- a CDS encoding inositol monophosphatase family protein yields MQTFWTSVVTFAHTVTQQVGERLLTEFGKVQATSKSDGSLVTQSDQWADHYLRQAIATAFPDHGVLSEEAEHIFPNTNWCWVIDPIDGTTNFSRGVPIWGTSLGLLYQGVPVFGFVHFPPLGQTFHGFWSAPEQPDGAFCNQTPIHTRPDAPAGNQCFSLCARSLSVLKNPFPCKLRMLGSASYNLLIVAQGVTIGAVEATPKIWDIAGVWPIIQAAGGAWISLAPDPIFPLTVGQNYSQVAYPTLALSQDQWVEQFVPLVTSIGQPPATS; encoded by the coding sequence ATGCAAACATTCTGGACTTCGGTCGTCACTTTTGCCCACACCGTTACACAACAAGTGGGGGAACGTTTACTCACTGAATTTGGGAAAGTTCAAGCGACCTCTAAGTCCGATGGTAGCTTAGTCACTCAATCAGACCAATGGGCTGATCACTATCTGCGTCAGGCCATTGCCACTGCTTTCCCCGACCATGGGGTACTGAGCGAAGAGGCAGAACATATCTTTCCCAATACCAACTGGTGTTGGGTCATCGATCCGATTGATGGCACCACTAATTTTTCTCGCGGTGTCCCCATTTGGGGAACCTCCTTAGGGTTGCTCTATCAAGGGGTGCCAGTGTTTGGGTTTGTTCATTTTCCTCCCTTAGGGCAAACTTTTCATGGGTTTTGGTCTGCACCAGAGCAACCAGATGGGGCCTTTTGTAATCAAACCCCTATCCACACCCGGCCCGATGCACCCGCTGGAAATCAATGTTTCAGTCTCTGTGCCCGTAGTCTTTCGGTGTTAAAGAACCCCTTTCCCTGCAAACTTCGAATGCTTGGGTCCGCCAGTTACAACCTACTCATCGTGGCCCAAGGCGTTACCATTGGTGCGGTAGAAGCGACGCCTAAGATCTGGGATATTGCTGGAGTTTGGCCCATTATTCAAGCCGCTGGGGGAGCATGGATCTCCTTAGCCCCTGACCCCATCTTTCCGTTAACCGTGGGTCAAAATTACAGCCAGGTGGCTTATCCTACCTTGGCCCTTAGTCAGGACCAGTGGGTCGAACAATTTGTCCCCTTGGTGACGTCCATTGGTCAACCTCCAGCTACGTCATAG
- a CDS encoding WG repeat-containing protein, which translates to MTYLFRRLSIVGLGLAIASGCPSLLAQGQPASSPQSSQPAQGNPLFQIRQNDKLGFINRSGQIVVSPQYDDSHAFSEGLAVAQLGEKYGYVNPQGQWVIKPQFELAEDFSEGLAAVMINDQLGYINASGQWVIKPQFFLVGPFSEGMARVLIGKKYGFINRQGKVVIPAQYNLAHDFSNGLAKVQSNGRVGFINKTGQAVIAPQFYEATPFREGLAAVETNQKWRYIQPNGQFAHVAQFDRAWAFSEGLGLVRIGLKYGFVNKAGKIVIAPKFDRAGSFSEGKAWVTVSNKQGYINKAGAFVISPRFDEASNFKQGLAFIKTGGREGYVNPEGQIVWQSP; encoded by the coding sequence ATGACTTATCTTTTCCGTCGTTTGTCGATTGTGGGTCTGGGATTAGCAATCGCCAGTGGCTGCCCTTCCCTTCTGGCTCAGGGCCAACCGGCGTCTTCTCCCCAATCGTCTCAACCCGCCCAGGGCAATCCCTTGTTTCAGATCCGTCAGAATGACAAGCTGGGGTTTATCAACCGCTCGGGCCAAATTGTGGTGTCGCCTCAGTATGACGATAGCCATGCTTTTTCTGAGGGGCTAGCGGTGGCTCAGCTTGGCGAAAAATACGGCTATGTCAACCCTCAGGGCCAATGGGTGATTAAGCCCCAATTTGAGTTGGCAGAAGATTTTTCTGAAGGCTTGGCTGCTGTCATGATCAACGATCAGCTGGGCTATATTAATGCTTCGGGCCAATGGGTGATTAAACCCCAATTCTTTTTGGTGGGACCGTTCTCAGAAGGGATGGCGCGGGTCTTAATCGGTAAAAAATATGGCTTTATAAACCGTCAGGGGAAGGTGGTGATACCAGCGCAATATAATCTGGCTCACGATTTTTCCAATGGTCTTGCTAAAGTTCAAAGCAATGGTCGGGTTGGGTTTATCAATAAAACGGGACAAGCTGTTATTGCTCCCCAGTTTTATGAAGCCACTCCTTTTCGAGAGGGACTAGCAGCAGTGGAAACCAATCAAAAATGGCGTTATATCCAACCGAATGGCCAATTTGCCCATGTAGCCCAGTTTGACCGGGCCTGGGCGTTTAGCGAGGGCTTAGGACTAGTTCGCATTGGCCTTAAATATGGGTTTGTCAATAAAGCCGGAAAAATCGTGATTGCCCCTAAGTTTGATCGAGCAGGCTCTTTCTCTGAAGGCAAGGCCTGGGTCACTGTCAGCAACAAGCAGGGCTATATCAATAAGGCTGGGGCGTTTGTGATTTCCCCTCGATTTGATGAAGCGAGCAACTTTAAGCAGGGATTAGCTTTCATTAAAACGGGAGGCCGCGAGGGATATGTTAATCCTGAGGGCCAAATTGTATGGCAAAGCCCTTGA
- the purC gene encoding phosphoribosylaminoimidazolesuccinocarboxamide synthase, translating to MSTGEFLYEGKAKIIYRTDDPDILLAQYKDDATAFNAQKRGTITNKGRINCAIATHLFKVLEAAGIATHFIDQPNPDQMRMRAVQIVPLEVVVRNIAAGSLCQQTGLALGVPLSQPLVDFYYKDDALGDPLLTRDRIFLLELATPEQLEQLRQLALQINQILINFFHQCGITLVDFKLEFGMTSDQQLLLADEISPDTCRLWDDAESDPTRRVMDKDRFRRDLGEVDTAYARVMERVLAQDIYVP from the coding sequence ATGTCTACTGGCGAGTTTCTCTACGAAGGGAAAGCCAAAATTATTTATCGGACGGACGATCCAGACATCCTTTTAGCCCAGTACAAGGATGATGCGACTGCCTTTAATGCTCAAAAACGCGGCACAATCACCAACAAAGGCCGCATCAATTGCGCCATTGCTACTCACCTATTCAAGGTTCTGGAGGCCGCGGGGATTGCAACCCATTTTATCGATCAGCCAAACCCAGACCAGATGCGAATGCGAGCGGTACAGATTGTGCCCTTAGAAGTCGTCGTGCGGAACATTGCAGCCGGGAGTCTCTGTCAACAGACAGGACTAGCGTTAGGTGTTCCCTTGTCACAACCTTTAGTTGATTTCTATTACAAAGATGATGCCCTGGGGGATCCGTTACTCACCCGCGATCGCATTTTTCTCCTGGAGCTTGCAACGCCAGAGCAGCTAGAGCAACTGCGCCAACTGGCCCTGCAAATTAACCAAATCCTGATTAATTTTTTCCATCAATGTGGGATTACCCTCGTGGATTTCAAATTGGAATTTGGGATGACGTCGGACCAACAGCTTTTGTTAGCAGACGAAATCAGCCCTGATACCTGTAGACTCTGGGACGATGCTGAATCAGATCCCACGCGACGGGTCATGGATAAAGATCGGTTCCGCCGTGATTTAGGAGAAGTGGACACGGCCTATGCTCGGGTCATGGAGCGGGTTCTAGCTCAGGACATATACGTTCCCTAG
- the lpxC gene encoding UDP-3-O-acyl-N-acetylglucosamine deacetylase gives MDASKTDGLKGFEDAISSPYQHTLSHSFTLAGIGLHTGATTSVTVHPTPPHQGRYFGYQNQPDIPAHLSSVHQTQLCTTLKQADTTISTVEHLLAALAGMGIDNAHIDLDGSEVPILDGSAQMWTEAILKAGYRVQSELRLRPTLHHPVLVQDADAFVLALPEPHLSFSYGIEFPEPAIGKQWCRLNPHAFLSEIAPARTFGRAKDVESLQAKGFIKGGSLDNALVCRQDEWLNPPLRFANEPVRHKLLDLIGDLSLLGYLPPAHYVAYKASHSLHIRFAKRLQQALIG, from the coding sequence GTGGATGCCAGTAAGACCGATGGGTTGAAGGGTTTTGAGGATGCGATCTCATCTCCCTATCAACACACCCTAAGCCACAGCTTTACCCTTGCTGGCATAGGCTTGCATACAGGGGCTACTACCTCCGTCACCGTTCATCCAACTCCGCCCCATCAAGGGCGATATTTTGGTTACCAAAATCAGCCAGATATTCCTGCTCACCTCTCATCAGTACACCAAACCCAGCTCTGCACCACCTTGAAACAGGCAGATACCACCATTTCAACGGTGGAGCATTTGCTGGCGGCTTTAGCAGGAATGGGCATTGATAATGCCCACATTGACCTAGACGGATCAGAAGTGCCGATTTTAGATGGATCGGCCCAGATGTGGACCGAGGCCATTCTGAAGGCTGGATATCGGGTGCAGTCAGAGCTTCGCCTCAGGCCCACCCTGCATCATCCGGTTTTGGTGCAAGATGCAGACGCCTTTGTTTTGGCCCTGCCAGAGCCCCACCTCTCCTTTAGCTACGGCATTGAGTTTCCTGAACCCGCCATTGGTAAACAGTGGTGCCGATTGAATCCCCACGCGTTTCTCTCTGAGATTGCCCCCGCTCGTACCTTTGGTCGGGCCAAGGATGTCGAATCCCTGCAAGCTAAGGGGTTCATCAAAGGTGGTAGTCTAGACAATGCTTTGGTTTGTCGTCAGGACGAATGGCTGAATCCGCCGTTGCGATTTGCAAACGAGCCGGTTCGCCACAAACTGCTGGATTTGATTGGCGATTTAAGTTTATTGGGGTATTTACCCCCCGCCCATTACGTTGCATATAAAGCCAGTCACTCCCTCCACATTCGCTTTGCCAAACGCCTTCAGCAAGCCTTAATTGGCTGA
- a CDS encoding BamA/TamA family outer membrane protein, with product MTQSLSTKILSLPPILGATVITAALLGIAPAQAKDQPSSDRDHRQEETSASASLAPSLHLGQLPTDDAPSQTAPVFPLPVQPDQPSTPGVETPSTSEEQTDPDEATPNTGAPGDTPTTDEIAPGDTPAADDAAPAPGDAPATNEAVPDSTGAPGDVPTETETPSADDAAPVPGNIPPADDTAPAPGDGDVPPETDIPSADDVTPTDSPAAPNPGLPVPGGDIPSGNPGETQAPSPDSSVESPGSPPQPPTETAEPAAPEPEVLVSEVLVEGVDGDLAINAYEAISTRPGQTTTRSQIQSDINAIFGTGFFSNVRAEPSDTPLGVRVTFFVQPNPTLQSVQVAGNQVLTQEKVDEIFQSQYGKILNLRDLQAGVTRVNKYYQDEGFVLGQVVGVPQVDPDGTVTLQVAEGVVEDIDVRYINEDGEPTKGKTRKFIITREMRTEPGLPLNRNKLQTDLQRVFGLGLFEDVKVALEPGQDPRKVVVNLNVQERSTASFSAGAGFSSRSGFFGTGSFTQNNLGGNNQTLSVQAQAGTREFLFDAGFTDPWIAGDPNHSSYSINIFNRLTLPLVFDEGPIEVDLPNGDTPRVNRLGISGVFNRPFTTDLDNLRQAWTGSIGFRYQRISIRDSDFSISPVDELGNALSFSGTGNDDLFTVQLGIGRDLRDDPADPTKGYALRFGLEQSAPIGSGSILLTRLRGSFSYFVPIKLTNFTEGPQALAFNVQAGTVLGDLPPYEAFSLGGSSSVRGYGEGDLGSGRSFMQATAEYRFPLINFLGGVGAVLFFDVGSNLGTQSNVPGQPGIVRGKPGVGFGYGIGVRVKTPIGPVRLDYGINDDGDNQFHFGFGQRF from the coding sequence GTGACTCAATCTCTATCGACCAAGATTCTCAGTCTTCCACCGATTCTCGGTGCAACCGTAATTACGGCGGCCCTGCTGGGCATTGCACCAGCCCAAGCAAAAGACCAACCTTCTTCAGACAGAGATCATCGCCAAGAGGAGACTAGTGCCTCCGCTTCCCTTGCCCCCTCACTACACCTTGGGCAACTGCCAACAGATGACGCCCCCAGCCAAACTGCCCCAGTTTTTCCCTTACCGGTCCAACCCGATCAACCCTCCACGCCAGGGGTTGAAACACCGTCCACATCGGAAGAACAAACGGATCCAGACGAGGCCACCCCAAATACTGGCGCACCGGGAGACACGCCAACAACAGATGAGATCGCTCCTGGAGACACCCCTGCTGCAGATGATGCCGCTCCAGCCCCTGGAGATGCGCCTGCCACGAACGAAGCGGTCCCAGATAGTACGGGCGCTCCTGGGGATGTGCCGACAGAAACAGAAACGCCCTCTGCCGATGACGCCGCTCCAGTCCCCGGAAACATCCCCCCAGCAGATGACACTGCGCCAGCTCCTGGAGATGGAGATGTACCGCCAGAAACAGACATTCCCTCTGCCGACGACGTCACCCCCACAGACTCGCCAGCGGCCCCCAATCCTGGACTTCCGGTTCCCGGCGGTGATATTCCCAGCGGCAATCCTGGCGAAACTCAAGCCCCGTCTCCCGATAGTTCGGTAGAATCTCCGGGTTCCCCTCCTCAACCCCCCACTGAAACGGCTGAGCCAGCAGCCCCTGAACCAGAGGTTTTGGTCTCAGAAGTCTTAGTTGAAGGGGTCGATGGTGATTTAGCGATTAATGCCTATGAAGCCATTAGTACGCGGCCGGGACAAACAACGACGCGATCTCAAATTCAATCCGATATTAATGCCATTTTTGGCACCGGCTTTTTCAGTAATGTCAGAGCAGAGCCTAGTGATACTCCCCTAGGCGTCAGAGTCACCTTCTTTGTTCAGCCCAACCCCACCCTCCAATCCGTGCAAGTGGCTGGCAATCAGGTTCTCACCCAAGAGAAAGTGGATGAGATCTTTCAATCCCAATACGGCAAAATCCTTAACCTCCGGGACCTCCAAGCTGGCGTCACTCGGGTCAATAAATATTATCAGGATGAAGGTTTTGTCTTGGGCCAAGTGGTGGGCGTGCCCCAAGTGGATCCAGATGGCACTGTCACCCTCCAGGTGGCAGAAGGGGTCGTTGAAGATATCGATGTTCGCTACATCAATGAAGATGGGGAACCTACCAAAGGCAAGACTCGGAAATTTATCATTACCCGCGAAATGCGCACCGAGCCGGGTTTGCCTTTAAACCGCAACAAGCTGCAAACCGACCTACAGCGCGTGTTTGGGCTGGGACTGTTTGAAGATGTCAAAGTAGCTCTTGAACCAGGTCAGGACCCACGGAAAGTCGTGGTGAATCTAAATGTGCAGGAACGAAGCACGGCTAGCTTCTCCGCTGGTGCTGGTTTTAGCTCTCGAAGTGGTTTCTTCGGCACCGGCTCCTTTACTCAGAATAATTTAGGGGGCAACAACCAAACCCTGAGCGTCCAGGCCCAGGCTGGAACCCGAGAATTCTTATTTGATGCTGGGTTTACGGATCCTTGGATTGCCGGAGATCCCAACCATTCCTCCTACAGCATCAATATTTTCAACCGACTAACCCTTCCCCTCGTGTTTGATGAAGGCCCGATTGAAGTGGATCTGCCCAATGGAGACACTCCCAGGGTCAACCGCTTGGGGATTAGTGGTGTGTTTAACCGCCCCTTCACGACAGACCTAGATAACCTAAGACAAGCCTGGACTGGATCGATTGGTTTCCGATACCAACGAATTTCAATTCGCGACAGTGACTTCTCCATTTCTCCTGTTGACGAATTGGGCAATGCCTTAAGTTTTAGCGGGACGGGCAATGACGACCTATTCACCGTCCAGCTCGGCATTGGCCGTGATTTACGGGATGATCCAGCCGACCCCACCAAGGGATATGCCCTACGATTTGGCCTAGAACAATCGGCTCCCATTGGCTCTGGCAGCATTCTATTAACGCGACTCCGGGGGAGCTTTAGCTATTTCGTCCCCATCAAACTCACCAACTTTACCGAAGGCCCCCAGGCCTTGGCCTTTAATGTCCAAGCTGGAACGGTCCTCGGGGACCTACCTCCCTATGAAGCCTTCTCCCTCGGCGGCAGCTCTTCAGTACGGGGCTACGGGGAAGGAGATTTGGGCAGTGGTCGCAGCTTTATGCAGGCCACCGCTGAATATCGTTTCCCATTAATTAATTTCTTAGGAGGTGTAGGGGCTGTCCTCTTCTTTGATGTGGGCAGTAACCTAGGCACTCAAAGTAATGTTCCGGGTCAACCTGGTATTGTTCGCGGCAAGCCTGGGGTTGGCTTTGGCTACGGCATTGGGGTACGTGTCAAAACACCTATTGGTCCAGTCCGACTGGATTATGGCATCAATGACGATGGAGACAATCAATTCCACTTTGGCTTCGGTCAACGATTCTAA
- the fabZ gene encoding 3-hydroxyacyl-ACP dehydratase FabZ yields MSNPSDGSSNPKTTFMIEEIQELLPHRYPFLLVDRIIDYKESERAVGIKNVTMNEEFFQGHFPGRPLMPGVLIVEAMAQVGGIVLAQLPDIPSGKLFVFTGIDKVRIRRSVVPGDQLVITAEFLSLKRKRFAMMSTKAEVDGKLACSGELMFAMVD; encoded by the coding sequence ATGTCAAATCCCTCTGATGGCTCTTCTAATCCCAAAACCACCTTTATGATTGAGGAGATCCAAGAGCTACTGCCCCACCGATATCCCTTTCTGCTGGTGGATCGCATTATTGACTACAAAGAGTCTGAGCGGGCAGTGGGCATCAAAAACGTGACGATGAATGAAGAGTTCTTTCAAGGCCATTTCCCCGGTCGACCGCTGATGCCAGGGGTATTGATTGTGGAAGCCATGGCTCAAGTGGGCGGGATTGTTCTGGCTCAGCTTCCCGATATCCCTTCTGGCAAGTTATTTGTCTTCACAGGGATTGATAAAGTCCGAATTCGCCGCTCCGTTGTCCCTGGAGACCAGCTCGTGATTACCGCTGAATTCTTGTCATTGAAGCGCAAACGGTTCGCCATGATGTCCACGAAGGCTGAAGTGGACGGCAAACTGGCCTGTTCAGGAGAGTTGATGTTTGCGATGGTGGACTAA
- a CDS encoding DUF1824 family protein, with protein sequence MSPSPTVQQSQAALAKFAALDPPPITTTEEREQAKTDLLALAQATDYQMFGILAETCDQAIAALTGYSQAFGYEMPTNWQPITGPTYLKFNPNLGSCYTDNYVGNHRGVLISFQSESEEIINQTYGHFPLDLFSNP encoded by the coding sequence ATGTCCCCTTCCCCCACCGTCCAACAATCTCAAGCGGCCCTTGCCAAATTTGCAGCCCTAGACCCTCCGCCTATTACCACGACCGAGGAGCGAGAGCAGGCTAAGACCGATTTATTAGCGTTGGCCCAGGCCACGGATTACCAAATGTTCGGCATCTTGGCGGAAACCTGTGATCAAGCGATAGCTGCCTTAACGGGCTACAGCCAAGCGTTTGGCTATGAAATGCCGACGAATTGGCAGCCCATTACCGGCCCCACTTACCTGAAGTTCAACCCCAACTTAGGCAGTTGCTATACCGATAACTATGTGGGGAACCATCGTGGGGTGCTGATCTCGTTCCAGTCTGAATCAGAAGAAATTATCAATCAGACCTATGGTCATTTCCCCCTGGATTTATTCTCTAATCCTTGA